Genomic window (Desulfovibrio legallii):
GCTACTTCTACGTCTACAAGGGCACGATCAACGCGGCCCATCCCACCCAGAAGCAGCTTATCGGCACGGACCTCGGCAACACCAAGGACAAGCGCGGCGTCTACTACGTGCGCGAACTGGACAAGGCCGCCGCCAAGGGCGGGGATTATGTGGACTTTGTCTTCCCCAAGCCCGGCGCGGGCGACGTCTTCAAGCTGGGCTACGCTGAAACCATCCCTGGCACGCCCTACTGGATCGGCACCGGCGTGTACATCGACAATGTGGATAAGGAGGCCGCCCGGTTGCGTACGGCCATGAGCACCCTGTTCAACGGCACAGTGCGCACCTACGGGCTGGGTTTCCTGGCCGTGCTGCTGGTGGTGGTCATCCCCTTCTCCCTGGCCCTGCTGCGCTCCATTACCCGGCCCCTGGCCCAGGTGACGGGCCATGCCCGCGCCGTGGCCGGCGGCAACCTGGAAGTGGACATCCAGCCCACGGGCCGGGACGAGGTTTCCGTGCTGGAGGCGGGCCTGCGCGACATGGTGGGCAAGCTCAAAAATCTGATCGCCGAAGCGCAGCAAAAAAGCGCGGAGGCCGCCGCCGCGGTCCAGGCGGCCCATACGGCGCAGGCCGCGGCCGAACAGGCAGGCGAGGCGGCCCGCTCCCGCAGCGCTGCCCTGCTGGAGGCCGCCAACCATCTGGAAGAGGTGGCCCATGTGGTGAGCACCGCCTCCACCCAGCTTTCGGCCCAGATTGAGCAGGCCGACCGCGGCGCGGTGGAATCGGCCCAGCGCCTGGCCGAGGCCGCTACGGCCATGAATGAAATGAACGCCACCGTGCAGGAAGTGGCCCGCAACGCGGCGGAGGCTTCCGCAGCCTCGGCGGAAACGCGGGAGCAAGCCCGCTCCGGCGCGGACATTGTGGAAAAATCCGTGCTCAGCATCGGGCAGGTGCACGCGGTTTCCCTCAAACTTAAGAACGACATGAGCCAGCTCAACGCCCACGCCCAGTCCATCAGCCAGATCATGGGCGTTATTTCGGACATTGCGGACCAGACCAACCTGCTGGCCCTGAACGCCGCCATTGAGGCCGCCCGCGCGGGCGACGCCGGGCGCGGCTTTGCCGTGGTGGCCGACGAGGTGCGCAAGCTGGCCGAAAAGACCATGGCCTCCACCAACGATGTGGGCAAGGCCATTGCGGCCATTCAGGAAAGCACGGCTAAAAGCGTGGCAGCCATGGAAGAGGCCGTAAACAACGTGGACCAGGCTACGGATCTGGCCAACCAGTCCGGTCAGGCCCTGGACGGCATTGTGGAGAAGGTGGAAAGCACCGTGGATCAGGTCAACGCCATTGCCGCCGCCAGCGAGCAGCAGTCCGCCGCCAGCGAGGAGATCAACCGCTCCATCGAAACCGTCAACGACATGTCCCGCCAGACCGCCGAAGCCATGGACCAGGCCGCTAAAGCCGTCACGGAGCTGGCCGGCCAGGCCCATCGGCTGGCCGACCTGATCCATAAAATGAAGCAGTAGGCGGCAACGGCGGCCCCGCGCCGCGCCGAAGGCCCCGGCCGAACCCGCGCCGTCGCCGCAGTTCCCCGCAAAAAACGCCGCCCTGATGCCCCCGGAGGGATCAGGGCGGCGTTACGCATTGTTGGCGGCGCTCTGCCGCTGCCCGTTTTTAGCGCAGATCGCCTTTGAGAACAGGCATGCTTAGAGCAGATTACCGTTGAGAATATGCATTCTCAACGGTTACGGCACGCTCGTTCCGGCGTTTGCCAGCGCAAATCCTTGCGCCTGCGCGGCGGGCACCTGCCCACGCAGCCGCCAGGGCAGCGCAAAATTGGAATGCCCTAGGCGGACTGCAGTTCCGACGCGGGGGCGGCCTGGGCGGCGCGCGGCCGCCGGGGCTGTGCGGGACAGACGCTCAGCAGGCCGTTTTCCTTCAGGCGGCGCATGATCGCGGCGCAACGGAAAATGTCTCTGCCCACCAGGTCAGCCTCTTCCAGCAGGCTCAGGCGGCCGTCGGCATAGGCCAGCAGATCCATCATAAGGTTGACCTCCTCGGTACAGGAGGAAGCCGTGCTCAGCGTGGGGTAGAGGCCCCGGCGGCCCAGCTGCGGCTCGCAGAGCACCTGGTTTTTGTAGACCAGGTTTTCCTCCAGGGCTTCCAGAATTTTCTGCATCATGGCCAGGCTTTCCTGCAGGCCTTTTTCCGTCACCAGGTTCAGATCGTCCAGGGAGGTGTGGTACTCCGGGTAGGCGTGGTACTTGCTGCGCATAACGCTGCACATGGGCAGGTCTATGCCTGGGGCGCAGTACTGGCGCTCGTCGCTGCAGCGATCCAGGAAGGAATAACGGTTGAAGCCCGGCGCAAAGTGGTGGAGCACATGCAGGGCCGCCTTGTCCGCCAGGGTGTCGCCCTTGCGGCTGGGCACAAAGGACCAAGCCCGTTCGTCGCCCATGCAGTTGAGGTTGAAGGCCGCCGCCACGTTGCGCCGCAGGACCTGGTGGTGGCCGCTCAGGTAGGCGATGGCCCCGATGGTCTCAGGCGCGAAGACGAAGCGGTAGGTGTAGCGGCGGGGCCGCGAGGCCAGCCACTGGGCCAGAGCCGTGGCCACCACAGGGCCGGAAAGCTCGTTATTGGCCATGGAGGGGTGGCAGACGTAGGTGGAGAGCAGCACCTCCCGCCGGCTGCGGCCGGGGAGGATCAGATCCGCATAGGTGAGCGAGCCGGGGGCCAGGCGCGCGTCAATGACGGCGTGGTATTTGCCGGGGCGCAGGCGCTGCCGCTGGCTGTGCCGCAGACAGAAGCCCCAGCGCCGCACATAGTAGGACGTGACGTAGGGGATGGCATCGGGCTGCTCCGGCAGGGAGTGGAGGTGCTCCTGCAGCTCTTCCAGGTCCAGCACTGCGTCCACCGGTTCGGAATAACCCACCACGTGCAGGTTGCTGTCCGCAAAATCGGCCACCACTTCGCCGTCGGGGCCGGTGAGCCGCGCGCCTCTGATGTTCCATTCCTCGGGCACGGTCCAGTCAAAGACCTTGGCGCCCGAAGGAATTTCGTGGATGCGGAGCTGGGGGAGCTCCTCCTGAATGATGCGCAGCGTCTCCCGGACGCCGTTGCCGGTGATGCTCCGGCAGATGGGAAAAAGCCGGGTGAGAAAAGCGTGCAGGCTTGTGCGCATGGGGCACCGTCCTTTCAAGTGTCTTCGGCCGAAAATGGGCCCGCGCCGGGGATCCGCCGCCACGGAAGCAGAAAGCGCGCCGCTTGTCCAGTGCCTTGAATATCCTTGCCGTTGGCGGCTTGGCGGGCGGCGGAAAAAAACGCCGCCCCGCCGGACGTCCGGGCAGGGGCGGCAAGGCGGGCGGGCAAAAATTTCCGCCCCGCGGCTAAACCCCGGCGTGGCCGTGCCGATAAGACTGCAAGAGGCGGTAGCACGCAAGGACGCGTCGGCATTTCGCGCCGCCCGGCACATGCAGCATTCAGGGAGGAATGTATGTATATCAATAATAACCAGATGGCCACCAACGTGGCCAATACGCTGACAAGCCACTACAGCAACCTGCAAACCTCAACCCAGCGTCTGTCTTCAGGCCTGCGCATCAACTCCGCGGCGGACGACGCCGCGGGCCTCGCCATCCGCGAGCTCATGCGCACGGATATTGCCGCCCTGCAGCAGGGCGTGCGCAACGCCAACGACGCCATCTCCCTCATCCAGACCGCCGACGGCGCTTTGGGCGTCATCGACGAAAAGCTGACCCGAATGAAGGAACTGGCGGAGCAGGCGGCCACCGGCACCTACGACTCCACCCAGCGGCTGATGATCGATTCGGAGTACCAGGCCATGGCTTCGGAAATCACCCGTATTGCCAACGCCACGGACTTCAACGGCATCCACCTGCTCAACGGCGATCTTTCCGGCGACGACCACGACGGTTCAGGCGTGGTCTCCAAGGGTAAGATGAAGGTTCACTTCGGGACCATGAACGACTCGGCCGAGGACTACTACTACATTCAGATCGGCACGAGCACGGCCTCGGCTCTGGGTGTGGGCAACAGCGCGGGCACCAGCTCCCTGGCGTACACGGTTTCCACCCAGCAGGCCGCGCAGAGCGCCCTGGTGGGCATTAACAACGCCGTGGTCTCCAAGGACGCCATCCGGGCGCACCTGGGCGCTTTGCAGAACCGGCTGGAAAACACCATCAGCAACCTGACCACGCAGGCGGAAAACCTGCAGGCGGCGGAATCGCGCATTTCCGATGTGGACGTGGCTACGGAAATGACGAACTTCGTGCGCAATCAGATCCTCACCCAGTCCGCTGTGGCCATGCTTTCGCAGGCTAACAGCATGCCGCAGATGGCGCTTTCGCTCATCAGTTAAGCGCGGCGCGCGCGGCGGCGGGCGCAAGCCCGCCCAAGGCCTCGCCGCCGGGAAAGGCGCGCGGCAAACAGATTCCCGGCCCGTTTTGCGGGCCGGGAATCTGTTTTTTGTCAAGGCGGTTCTGTCATAAAAGCCGGCGGGCGGCTGCGGGAGCAGACGCCCGCCGTGCAGGCGTGAGCGCAATTTATTCGCGCTGCTAAGCGCCGGAACGAGCGTGC
Coding sequences:
- a CDS encoding methyl-accepting chemotaxis protein — its product is MLRNFTISCRIACLVGMTFLFLLGMAGLSYQMTQAVIGEGTSLGREQLLHAQRARIKDVTHSAALGLASLTQGLPEAAQLRVIADFVEKSRFEDDGSGYFYVYKGTINAAHPTQKQLIGTDLGNTKDKRGVYYVRELDKAAAKGGDYVDFVFPKPGAGDVFKLGYAETIPGTPYWIGTGVYIDNVDKEAARLRTAMSTLFNGTVRTYGLGFLAVLLVVVIPFSLALLRSITRPLAQVTGHARAVAGGNLEVDIQPTGRDEVSVLEAGLRDMVGKLKNLIAEAQQKSAEAAAAVQAAHTAQAAAEQAGEAARSRSAALLEAANHLEEVAHVVSTASTQLSAQIEQADRGAVESAQRLAEAATAMNEMNATVQEVARNAAEASAASAETREQARSGADIVEKSVLSIGQVHAVSLKLKNDMSQLNAHAQSISQIMGVISDIADQTNLLALNAAIEAARAGDAGRGFAVVADEVRKLAEKTMASTNDVGKAIAAIQESTAKSVAAMEEAVNNVDQATDLANQSGQALDGIVEKVESTVDQVNAIAAASEQQSAASEEINRSIETVNDMSRQTAEAMDQAAKAVTELAGQAHRLADLIHKMKQ
- a CDS encoding flagellin N-terminal helical domain-containing protein translates to MYINNNQMATNVANTLTSHYSNLQTSTQRLSSGLRINSAADDAAGLAIRELMRTDIAALQQGVRNANDAISLIQTADGALGVIDEKLTRMKELAEQAATGTYDSTQRLMIDSEYQAMASEITRIANATDFNGIHLLNGDLSGDDHDGSGVVSKGKMKVHFGTMNDSAEDYYYIQIGTSTASALGVGNSAGTSSLAYTVSTQQAAQSALVGINNAVVSKDAIRAHLGALQNRLENTISNLTTQAENLQAAESRISDVDVATEMTNFVRNQILTQSAVAMLSQANSMPQMALSLIS
- a CDS encoding DUF4910 domain-containing protein; the protein is MRTSLHAFLTRLFPICRSITGNGVRETLRIIQEELPQLRIHEIPSGAKVFDWTVPEEWNIRGARLTGPDGEVVADFADSNLHVVGYSEPVDAVLDLEELQEHLHSLPEQPDAIPYVTSYYVRRWGFCLRHSQRQRLRPGKYHAVIDARLAPGSLTYADLILPGRSRREVLLSTYVCHPSMANNELSGPVVATALAQWLASRPRRYTYRFVFAPETIGAIAYLSGHHQVLRRNVAAAFNLNCMGDERAWSFVPSRKGDTLADKAALHVLHHFAPGFNRYSFLDRCSDERQYCAPGIDLPMCSVMRSKYHAYPEYHTSLDDLNLVTEKGLQESLAMMQKILEALEENLVYKNQVLCEPQLGRRGLYPTLSTASSCTEEVNLMMDLLAYADGRLSLLEEADLVGRDIFRCAAIMRRLKENGLLSVCPAQPRRPRAAQAAPASELQSA